From Anaerococcus urinomassiliensis:
GTGACCAATCAGTTTACCTAATGACCATGCATGCGGCAAAGGGACTAGAATTCCCGGTTGTTTTTGTGGTTGGCATGGATGAAGGATTGTTTCCAGGCAAAAGGTCCATTGATGAAGGAAATATTGAGGAAGAACGTAGATTGTTTTATGTAGGAATTACAAGAGCTAGGGAAAAGTTATACTTAACTAGTAGTCAAGTTCGTAGAGCCTATGGGAAGCCAATATACTACAAGCCATCTCGTTTTATTGACGAAATCAGAGAAAATATAAATGAATTAGAAAATTCATCAATTGGACAATTCACCTCTAAATCTTTTGAAAGAGCATCAAATGAAGATTATATGAGGGAAAAGACAAGACAATCAGTACTTGATACAAAGTTAAAAGCACATAAAAAAAATGATGAAAACTACAAAATTGGAGACAAGGTAATGCATTCAAAGTGGGGCCAGGGCATGATTGTTCAGATAAAAGAAAATGAAGATGGTAATGAGTTGGTTGTTGCTTTTGAAAAAAAGGGATTAAAAAAACTTAACCAGGACTATGCTCCAATAATAAAGGTGTGATTATGGGAAAAATAGAAGAAATTAATGAATTAATAGAAAAAATAGAAGAATTAAACTATCATTATTACACCCTCGATGCACCCTTGGTTTCAGATGGTGAATATGACAAACTATACGATAGGTTAAAAGAACTTGAAGAAGAAACCGGATTTTCTCCAGACAATTCGCCTACCAAAAAAGTTGGTGGACAAGTACTAGAAAAGTTTGAGAAACACTTTCATATTTCAAGGCTATATTCTCAGGATAAGGCCCAGTCATTTGAAGATTTAGAAAACTGGATAGGAAGAATAAATAGACTTCGTGATACTTATAATGAAAGCCACGAAGATAAGCTTGATGATATAGAATACATCTTAGAATATAAATTTGATGGTCTAACAATTAACCTAACTTATGAAGATGGTAAATTAATAAATGCAGCTACTAGGGGTAATGGCAGTGTTGGAGAAGAGATATCTGCCCAGGTACATACTATAAAATCAGTGCCCAGAACTATCAAGGAGAAATCACTTTTAGAAATTCAAGGTGAAGCTTTGATGCCATTATCTGAGCTAGAAAGATATAATAAGGAAAATGAATTTCAGCTAAAAAATGCTAGAAATGCAGCGGCTGGAGCTCTCAGGAATCTAGATACAAATGAAACAAAAAAAAGAAATTTAACAGCCTATATATACAATATTTCAACTACAAATCTAGAATTTGATACTGAAGAAGAAATGTTAGATTTTTTAAAGGATCAAGGTTTTATCGTTCATCCCTACCATAAAAAAGTTAAAACTTATGATGAAATAATCAAAGAATTAGATAAAATAGAAGAAGAACGCAAAACTTTGGACATCTTAACAGATGGCGTTGTAATTAAGATTAATGATAAGAAAACTCAACAAGCTTTGGGTTATACAAACAAATTTCCAAGATGGTCACTGGCTTATAAGTTTGAAGCTGAAGAATACACAACAACGCTTTTAGATGTGGTTTGGAATGTTGGAAGGACTGGAAAAGTTACACCATCTGCTATTCTTGAACCAGTTGATTTTTCAGGAGTCACAGTATCTCGTGCAACATTAAATAATTATGATGATATATTAAGAAAAAAAGTTAAACTTGGGTCAAGAGTATTTATAAGAAGGTCAAATGACGTTATTCCAGAAATACTGGGAGTTGTTGATGAAAATCAAGAGGGTACAAAAGTAATAGAAAAGCCAAGTCATTGTCCGTATTGTGGCAGTGAGTTAATAGAGGGAAATGTTCATATTATTTGCCCAAACTCTTTATCTTGTACTCCACAACTACTAGCCAGGATTGAACATTTTGCATCTAGAAATGCCATGGATATTGAGGGACTTTCTGAAAAAACCATTGGTCAATTAATGGATGAACTTGGTATAAAAGAAGTTTATGATCTCTACGATCTTACCTATGATGATCTTATTGATTTAGAACGTTTTGGTCCTAAGAAAACAAAGAATCTATTAGATGCAATTGAAGCTAGTAAAGATGTTGATTTAAATAGATTTATATATGCAATTGGTATACCAAATGTAGGGGAGAGAACAGCTAGAGATTTAGCAAGTAAGTTTAAAAATTTTGCTAGTCTAAGAAAAGCAGAAGCTGGTGAATTAACACAAATCCCAGACATTGGAGAAATAACGGCAGAAAACATTGTGGAATTTTTTGCTGATACAAATATCAATGAAGCAATTGACTTGCTCTTATCAAAAGGAATAAAGATAAATGAAGATATCAATAAGGATTCAACAAATAAGCTAGAATCTTTAACCTATGTAATTACTGGAACTATTGATAACTACAAAAGAGATGATGTTAAAGAATTAATTGAGAAAAATGGGGGCAAAGTCACAGGCTCTGTTTCAAAAAAAACTGACGCTTTAATTTGTGGGGAAAACGCAGGTTCCAAGCTTGATAAGGCAAAAAGTTTAGATATTAAGATAATTGAAGGCAATGAACTAAAGGAATTTATGAACGAACTAGAAGGGAAGTAATATGGATACTAAAGAAGTTGAAAAGATTTATAATCTTTCCAATCTGAGCCTAGAAGGTAAGGATTTGGAGTCTATAACTGGAAAATTCAATCAAGTATTAGATTTTATTGAGGGGATTTTTGATGTAGATACTGAAGGTGTTCCTATGACAGAAAGTATTTATAATCACAAAGCAGTATTTAGAGAGGATGAGATTTTTGAAGAAATTTCAAGAGATGAAGCTCTTAAAAATGCTGGTGATAAAGAATTTGGATATTTTAGATTGGATTGGAAGTTATAGTGGAAATGATGAATATAGAAAATTTAGTAAATAAGTTTAAATCTGGTGAAATCTCAGTAAGCCAATATACAAAAGAAACTTTAGAAAAAATAAAAGAAAACAAATATAACGCATATATTTCTTATGACGAAGAAGATAGCTTGAAAAGAGCTGAGTACCTAGAAGAAAAACTTAAAAGTGGCGAAGAACTTGGCAAGTTATTTGGTCTGCCAATCACTATTAAAGATAATATTTCATATAAAAATATGAAAATGACCTGTGGATCAAAAATGCTTGAAGATTTCACACCAATATATAATGCCACAGTCATAGAAAATCTTTTGAAAGAAGATGCTATTATAATAGCAAAAACTAATATGGATGAATTTGCTATGGGAGCAAGTTCAAAAACATCATATTTTGGTATAGTAAAAAATAATTTGGACACTGAAAGAATCCCAGGTGGATCTTCATCAGGATCAGCCGTATCCGTATCAAGTGATGATGTTCTAGTATCAGTTGGAACAGATACAGGTGGATCAGTTAGGGGTCCAGCATCATATACAAATATAATTGGTTACAAACCAACTTACTCTCTAATGAGTAGGTATGGTGTAGTATCTATGTCAAATACCCTAGATCAAGTTTCATTGTTTGCAAAAAATATCGATGATTTAAGGACTTTGGCTAGTGTATCTTCATCTGCTGATAAACATGATATGACCTCTATACTAGAGCCATATGTTTACCAAAAAGAAAGCTATGATTTTAAAGGCAAAAAAATTGGATATATCTCCACAGAGAGTCACTTATACAATGGTATTGATGATACAGTAAAAAATGACTACCATAATGCCCTAGATAGACTCAAAAAACTTGGAGCAGAATTAATTGAAATAGAATTAAAATATGCTAAATTTGCCAATCCTGTTTACAATGTTGTAATGAGTTGTGAAGTTTCTTCCAATATGAGCAGATTTGATGGTGTGAGATTTGGCCATCAAACTAAAGATTATAAGGATGTAAATGAACTTTTCGTAAAATCAAGATCGGAAGGTTTGGGAGAAGAGGTCCAAAGAAGAATTGCCCTAGGTACTATGTATCTATCTGCCAACGATGGTCAAAAAATCTATAAAAAAGGTCTACAACTTAGAACATTGATAAAAGAAGAACTTGAAGAGTATTTCAAAGAATTAGATTTGATTGTTACTCCAACAACAACTAATCTACCACCAAAAATCAGCGAGAATAACGATGATCCACTAAGCGATTTCAGAGCTGATGGTTTTAACGTAATTGTAAATTTGGCTGGAATGTGTGGTATTTCCGTTCCAGTAAGAGATGGAATTTCAGGATCTATCCAATTCATAGGAGATAGATTTGATGATAATAGCATTATCAATGCTGCACAAGGATTTTTAGAGGAGGAATAATGACTACAAAAACAATAATAGGACTTGAAATCCACGTAGAATTATCTACAAAAACAAAAATGTTTTGCTCCTGTAAAAATGAATTTGGAGCAGTACCAAATACTCATGTATGCCCAGTATGTTTAGGTCATCCTGGTGCGCTTCCTGTAGTAAATAAAAAGGCAGTTGAACTTGCTATTACCGCAGGTCTTGCATTTAATTGCGATATAGCTAAAGATCAAAAAATGGATAGAAAAAAATATTTCTACCCAGACTTAACTAAAGGCTATCAAATAACACAATTTGACAAACCATTTGCTACTAATGGATATATAGAGCTTAAAAATGGTAAAAAAATTGGTCTTATAGAAATTCATATGGAAGAAGATACTGGTAAGTCTAACCATGATGAGGAAAATAGAGCTCTTATGGACTATAACAGAGCAGGAGTTCCATTGATTGAAATAGTAACAAAACCTGACATAAATTCACCAGATGAGGCTCGTGAATTTGTAGAAACATTAGCATCAACTTTAAAATTTTTAGGGATTTCTGATTGTATAATGGCTCAAGGTTCTATGCGTGTGGATGTCAATATAAATATGGTTGACGAAGAAACTGGTAATAAGACTGCTATCTCTGAAATCAAGAACATGAACTCTATAAAGGCTATAGAAAATGCTCTAGCATTTGAAGAAGAACGTCATAGGGGACTTTTAGCAATTGGAGAAAGTGGAATAAAAGAAACTAGACGTTGGGATGATGAAAAGCTTCAAACAATCCACATGCGTGATAAACTTCTTGAAAATGATTATAGATTTTCAGTAGATGGAGATATACCTGAAATAAAAATTGAAGACAGCTTCATTGAAAATTTAAAAAATAATCTACCAGAACTCCCAAACAAAAAAGAAAGAAGATACATTAAAGAATACTCTTTAAGTGAATACGACGCTAACCTTTTAGCAAATGATAGAAACCTTGCTAATTTATTTGAAGAAACTAATAAAATAATAAAAGATCCAAAAATAGTAGCAAATTGGATACTTACAGAATTATCTAGAAGACTTAATGAAAATGAAATATCAGCAGATCAAATGAACCTATCAATTGAAAACTTCGCTAAGCTAATTAACCTTGCCAAGGATAATAAAGTCAACAATAATGTTGCTAAAAAACTTCTAAGAGAAATTTTCGAATCAAACGAGGATCCTGAAAAATTAGCTGAAGACAGAAATCTACTACAAATTTCTGATAGTAATTTCTTAGAAGAAATTGTAGATGAAGTTTTAGCTGAAAATCCAGAATCTATTGAAGATATAAAAAATGGAAAAGATAGAGCCTTTGGTTTCTTAGTAGGCCAAGCTATGAAGAAAACTAAGGGTAAGGGAAATCCTGTCGAAATAAATGAATTGCTTAAAGAAAAAATAGGAGAATAGGAGTGGGTTACACTCCTTTTTTGGAATATGAAAACACTTATCAAAAATACATCAATCCTTGATATGCTTAGTCCCGATATTATAAAGGGAGATATTTATATTGAAGATGACAAAATAATAGAAGTGGGATCTTTAGAAAAATTTAAAGCTGATAAAGTCATTGATGGTACGAATTTTCTAACCATGCCAGGCTTTATCAACTGCCATACCCATGTTGCTATGAGTTACTTTAGAAATTATGGCAATGATACTGATTTGATGACATGGATAAATGATTATATATTTCCTGCCGAAGAGAATCTAAATACAGATATTGTATACAATGCATCGCTTTTATCTTTCGCTGAGATGATAAAATCTGGAACAACAAGTTTTGCTGATATGTATTTTTTTGAAGAATCTACTATAATGGCTTTGGAAAAAGGGAAATTAAGAGCTCAAATTTCAAGAGGCCTATCTTCACCCGATTCTAGTGACTTTAGGATTAATGAAAATATCAATTTGTATAAAAATTTTAACGGCAAAGAAGGTAGAATTGAGGTCGCTTTAGGTCCACATGCTGTCTATACAACTGACAAGAAATATCTTAAAAAGATTGCAGAATATGCAAAAAGATATAAAATGCCTATACATATTCACCTATCAGAAACTAAATTTGAAAATGACCAGTGCATGAAAAAATATGGTCAAAGTCCAACAGAAGTATTTGATGAATGTGGGATATTCGAAAATAGGACTATAGCAGCCCATGGTGTATATCTAAGCGATAAAGATATAAAAATTTTAAGTGAAAAAAATATTTCTATAGTGCATAACCCATCAAGTAATCTAAAGCTATCATCAGGTATATTAGATGTAAAGAGACTGATGAGTGCTGGAATAAATGTATGTTTAGGAACAGACTCAGCAGCAAGCAACAATAAGCAATCAATGCTAAAAGAAATTGAATTGGCTGCACTTCTCGCAAAGTACCATTCTCCAGATGCTTTAAAGGCATTTGATATTTTGAAGATGGCTACTATTAATGGTGCGAAAGCTTTGGGTCTTTCAGATGAAATTGCTAGCATAGAAAAAGGCAAAAAAGCAGATCTTATAATGTTGGATTTAGATAACATAAATCATTTACCATCCAATGATATACTAAGCTCTATTTGTTATTCAACTTATGAAGAAGATATAAAATATGTGTTTATAGATGGGGATTTAGTCTTAGATAATAGAAAACTAATATACTTAAATGAGGATCAGATAAAAGAAAAAGCAAAAAGTCTATCAAGGGAATTAATATGATAGGCATAGATTTAGTTAATATAGAAAAATTTTCAAAAAAAACCAACATTTTAAATACTTTTACCGAAAATGAAATTTCTCATGCAGCAAGTAAAGTAAATACAAATGAATCTTTGGCCGGTATTTATGCCGCAAAAGAGGCTATAATAAAGGCATGTGGATTGAATCTATACTATATATTAAGAAAAAAAATCGAAATTAAGTATGAAAACGACAAGCCAGTTGCCTATATCAACGGTCAAGAAAGTAAGGTAGATATTTCCATAAGCCATGACGGATCTTATGCTATTAGTGTTTGCTCTACTACGTATAATGGTTTACACTTAGTAGATGATGAAGTTAAAAATATTTTACCAAAAAGAAATTCGGATACTCACAAGGGAACATATGGTAAAATTGGATTTTTAGGCGGAAGCCCTGGTATGGCAGGATCAATATATATGGCAAGCCTTGCAGCCCTAAGATCTGGTGCAGGCCTTACTTATATTCTTGCCCCAGAATCTATAGCAGATATTCTTGCTATTAAATCAAATGAACAAATAATAAAAGAAATATCTTGCAATAGTTTTTGCTACAAAGAAAACATAAAAGCTCAGATAATATCTGCTAGCAAAAATTTAGATGTTCTAGCTATTGGTCCAGGTATGGGTCAAGCTAAGGATTTACATATATTAATTGATGAAATTATCAAAAATACCAAAATGAAACTTGTCATTGATGCTGATGGTATCAATGCTATTAGTAATGATTTAACTATACTAAATGTAAATAGAGAAATTATATTAACACCACATTTAGGTGAATTTTCTAGATTAATCGGACTTTCTATTGATGATATCAAGAAAGATAAAATAAATTTAGCGAAAAAGTTTGCAAAAACTTATAATGTCATTTTGGTATTAAAAAGCAATGAAACAATTATAACTGATGGTGATAGATTGTACATAAATAAAATAGGAAATCCTGGGATGGCAACAGCTGGAAGTGGAGATGTTTTAACTGGTATAATCTCTTCGCTGTTAAAAAGACTACAAGCCTATGATGCTGCCCTTTTGGGGGTATATATCCATTCATTAGCTGGAGATTTAGCAGCTGAAGATCTAGGCGAAGAATCTATCATTGCAAGCGATGTAATTAATCACCTAGCAGATGCATTTAAATTATTAAGGAATTCATATGGAGTCATATCTTAATGTTAATTTAGATTACATAGATAAAAATATAGATAATATAAGAGCATTAAAACCCAATAAATTATTTTGTGCAGTACTTAAAGCCAATGCATATGGTCTAGGTCTTGTTCCTATAGCTCAATCAATTGAGGGTAAAGTTGACTACTTTGCAGTAGCAAGGTTGGAAGAGGCAATTTGCCTTAGAAAGAGTGGTATAAAAAAACCAATCATGCTATTAGGTTATGTAGCCTACAATGAGGTTGATGAATGCATTAAATATGATGTTGATATACCAATCTACGACCTTTCATATGCTAAAAAGATCAATGATAATATAAATAATCAAGTTAATGTACATATAGCTATTGATAGTGGACACGGGCGATTGGGTTTTAGAGAAAATCAGACTGACGATATTTTAGTTTTGAAAAATCTACATAACTTAAATATTATAGGTATTTTTAGCCATTATTCAACAGCTGATGAACCGGACTCTACATTTACAAATTTACAAAATGAAAGATTTCAAGAAATCTTAAGAAATACTAGTAGTGAATTTAATTTTAAGTACATACATATAGAAAACAGTGCTGGATCCATAAATGTAAAAAGCCAAAGCAATATGATTAGAGTAGGCTTGGCTTTATATGGATTATATCCATCTGTCGACATGAAAAATAAGGTAAAATTATATCAGTCTTTTGAATTGAAAACACATATTTCTTTTGTAAAGAATGTAGAAAAAGGAATCCCAATTTCATATGGTCGTACTTATGTAACAGAAAAAAATATGAAAATCGCCACCATTCCTATAGGATATGCTGATGGTTTTTTAAGAGCGTTTTCTAATCTAGGAGAAGTTCTAATCAAGGGTAAGCTTTGTAAGATCCTAGGTAGGGTATGCATGGATCAAATCATGGTTGATGTTACAGGTCTTGATGTAAATATTGATGATGAGGTTATCATATATTCTGATATATATAAAGAAGCTAATAAAGTCAATACCATTACATATGAACTATTGACAGATATAGGTATGAGGATACCACGCGTCTATATAAAAAATGGTAAAATAATAGATATAATTAATTATTTAGGAGAAATCTATGAAAATTAAAAGAGGAGATTTATTCTATGCAGATTTATCTCCCGTGGTTGGCAGCGAGCAGGGGGGAGTAAGGCCTGTAATTGTCGTACAAAACGATGTAGGCAATAAATATTCGCCAACTATTATAGTGGCTCCAATAACTAGTCAACTAAATAAAGCAAAACTTCCTACTCATGTGAAGATTAAGGGCAATGAATTTGGTCTTCCAAAAAATAGTGTAGCTCTTCTTGAACAATTAAGAACAATAGATAAGAGAAGGTTACGCGAAAAAATAGGTGCATTTGATAACAATGTCATGGTAAAGATTAATGAAGCCATAGCTATATCCTTAGATATAATAAGTGATTATTAAAAAAGGTGCCGTTGCAAATATATAAACTGCAACAACACCTTTATTTTTATGCACCGATTTTTACTTGATCATCTACAATCATATGAGCTAGGACATCGGGGTTACCACAACCTGTAGTAAGCACTACGTCCATATCGCCAGCTATATCGTATATATAATCTCTTGCTTTTTCAAAAGTTCCAATATATTTAGCATTTATTCCTTTTTTTACTAAGGCATCAACCACATCTTTAGAATGGATTGTCGGGTCAAACTTTTCTCTAGCCGCATATATATCTGTAATGATGACTTCATCACAAGCATCAAAACAATTTAAAAAATCGTTAAACAATGTTTTGGTCCTACTATAAGTATGTGGCTGCCACACACAAACTAACTTACCTTCTGTATGTTCTCTTAAAGCTTCTAAGGTTACTTCTATCTCTGATGGGTGGTGGCCGTAATCAGTCATAATAGTTGCAGTATTAACGTGTCCTATTATTTCCATTCTTCTTTTCAAACCAGAATATTCTTTGATATTTTCTTTTATAGTTTCTAGATCTATGCCGTTTTCATATGTTGAAATAATAGCGGCCATGGCATTGTTAATATTATGTCTACCAATAACTCCAAGTTCAAAATGTTCAACTAAGCCATTTTTCATCTTTAAATCAAAGTTAGGCCTACCAATTTCATCAAATTTAATATTATGTGCCACATAGTCTGCATCATAATTTTCTTGAGCATAGGTTATTAGCTCACCCTTAACAGAATCAATTATTAATCTATTGTTAGCTTCATTTAAATTTAGAATTGTTTTGGAATTTTCATCTTGATTTTGCAAGTAATATTTAAAAGTGTCAACTATATCATCTAAGTTTTTATAATAATCTAGGTGGTCTTCGTCTATATTTAAGACAATTACAGTCTGAGGATAATAATATCTAATATTGCCTTTGTATTCACAAGCCTCTGTAACAAGATATTTTTGATCGCCTACATGTACATTACCTTTCATTTCATCTAGTTCTCCACCGAGAAGAATAGTAGCATCCTCTTTGGAGTTTAGCAAGATTTTTGAAATCATACTAGTTGTTGTAGACTTGCCGTGAGAACCAGAAACGGCAATTGAATTTTCGTAGTTTCTCATTAATGCACCTAGAAAAACTCCTCTACTAACAACAGGTATATCTAATTTTCTAGCTGCTATAATTTCCTCATTATCATCTAAAATAGCATCAGTGTAAATCACTAAATCAGGATTATCTATATTATCCTTGCTCTGGCCTATATAAATTTCTGCACCCTCATCTTTTAGATGCTTAGTAATTTCTGTAAGTGACCTGTCAGAGCCAGACACTTCATATCCTTTATTTAACAACAAAGAAGCGATACCGCTCATCGAAATACCGCCTATTCCTATAAAATGAACCTTTTTAAAATCATGTTCATTTAAATTAAATTCAAACATTATATCTCCTAATTAGTTTATCTTATGGGTTTATATCATATATCATATGCTTTTTTAATTTACTTGTAAAGTACTTTGACCTGTGTTAACATAAAATTAGAAAATTATGACGGAGGCTTAAATGAAATATGTAATTGGAAATGATCATGGTGGTCTAGATTTAGTTGAAATAGTAAAGGAAACATTAGAGTCGCTCGGACATGAAGTTATTCACGTTGGCACTACCGGTAAAGAAAGTGTTGATTATCCGGATTATGCAAACCTTGCTTGTCAAAAAGTTTTAGATAATGAAGCTGATTTTGCAATACTTATTTGTGGTACTGGCATAGGAATGAGCATATCAGCAAACAAAATATCTGGTATTAGAGCTGCTGCAGTCTCCGAAACTTATTCTGCAAGAATGAGTAGAGCACATAACAACGCAAACTGTCTTTGCATAGGAGCTAGAGTTATAGGCAGTGAAACAGCAAAAATGATAATAGAAGAATTTGCTAAGACAGATTTTGAAGGTGGACGCCACCAGAAAAGAGTTGACAAAATTACTAATTTAGAATCTAATAATTAAGTTGTATTTAAAAAATTAGTTAAAAATGATATCATATAATTAATGAAGTTTTAAAAAGGAGACTTAAATGAATATACCTACACCACATATTTCGGCAAAAAGTCCAGATGAGATAGCGAGCACTGTATTAATGCCCGGAGATCCTCTTAGGGCAAAATATATTGCAGAAAACTTCTTGGAAAATGTAACTCAATTTAATAATACTCGTGGAATGCTTGGTTTTACTGGATATTATGGAGGAAAGAGAGTTTCTGTAATGGGTTCTGGAATGGGAATTCCATCATCAATGATTTATTATAATGAATTATTTGGTGGATATGATGTTGATACAATTATTAGAATTGGCACAGCTGGTTCAATGCAAGAAAATATAAAACTACATGATATAGTAATTGCTACAAGCGCTTGTTCAGAAAGCTCAATAAATGATAATCTATTTGCAAATATAAACTTTTCACCAACCCCAGATTTTGACTTAATGCTAGAAGCTTATAATAAGTCAGTAGATTTAAATTACACAACACACTGTGGACAGGTTCATAGTTCGGATCAATTCTATAGTGAATTACCTGAAGGTGTTTTTGAAAATCTAAAAAAATACGGGGTTTTATGCGTTGAAATGGAGTCATATGGTCTATATATGACTGCAAGAAAATATGGTAAGAAGGCACTAGGTATATTTACTATTAGTGATTCACTAGTTGAAAATGTAGCTGATAGTGCAGAAAACAGAGAGAAATCATATACAGATATGATGAAGTTAGCATTAGAAATCGCTTAGGAAAATTTATGATAAAAACAATAATATTAGCAGCAGGTGAAGGGACTAGGATGAAGTCCCACAAATCTAAAGTATTACACAAATTACTCAATAGAGAAATGATAAAATATGTAGTAGAATCTTCAAAATTAGACGAATCTCAAACTATTATCATTGCTGGCAAAAATAAAAACGACTTAGAAGAAATTTTTACAGATGAAATTATTATTGAACAAAAAATAGGGGAATCTTATCCTTATGGAACTGGCTATGCTGCCTCTCTTGCAATAAATAATATTGAAGATGAGGATACGGTTTTAGTTTTAAATGGGGATATACCACTAATTACAAAAGCTTCCATCAAAGAATTTGTAGACAATCACATTTCATCAAATTCTTGCGCTTCTGTATTATCTACTAGAGTTATTAATCCTATAGGATATGGGCGCATAATAAGAGATGAAAAAGGAGAATTTATTGGCATAGTTGAGCATAAAGATCTTGATTTATCCCAGAATTCTATTGATGAGATAAATACAGGAATATATGCTTTTAATGGTAAATGCTTTAAAAAATCAGTAACATGCTT
This genomic window contains:
- the alr gene encoding alanine racemase, with product MESYLNVNLDYIDKNIDNIRALKPNKLFCAVLKANAYGLGLVPIAQSIEGKVDYFAVARLEEAICLRKSGIKKPIMLLGYVAYNEVDECIKYDVDIPIYDLSYAKKINDNINNQVNVHIAIDSGHGRLGFRENQTDDILVLKNLHNLNIIGIFSHYSTADEPDSTFTNLQNERFQEILRNTSSEFNFKYIHIENSAGSINVKSQSNMIRVGLALYGLYPSVDMKNKVKLYQSFELKTHISFVKNVEKGIPISYGRTYVTEKNMKIATIPIGYADGFLRAFSNLGEVLIKGKLCKILGRVCMDQIMVDVTGLDVNIDDEVIIYSDIYKEANKVNTITYELLTDIGMRIPRVYIKNGKIIDIINYLGEIYEN
- a CDS encoding type II toxin-antitoxin system PemK/MazF family toxin is translated as MKIKRGDLFYADLSPVVGSEQGGVRPVIVVQNDVGNKYSPTIIVAPITSQLNKAKLPTHVKIKGNEFGLPKNSVALLEQLRTIDKRRLREKIGAFDNNVMVKINEAIAISLDIISDY
- the murC gene encoding UDP-N-acetylmuramate--L-alanine ligase; translated protein: MFEFNLNEHDFKKVHFIGIGGISMSGIASLLLNKGYEVSGSDRSLTEITKHLKDEGAEIYIGQSKDNIDNPDLVIYTDAILDDNEEIIAARKLDIPVVSRGVFLGALMRNYENSIAVSGSHGKSTTTSMISKILLNSKEDATILLGGELDEMKGNVHVGDQKYLVTEACEYKGNIRYYYPQTVIVLNIDEDHLDYYKNLDDIVDTFKYYLQNQDENSKTILNLNEANNRLIIDSVKGELITYAQENYDADYVAHNIKFDEIGRPNFDLKMKNGLVEHFELGVIGRHNINNAMAAIISTYENGIDLETIKENIKEYSGLKRRMEIIGHVNTATIMTDYGHHPSEIEVTLEALREHTEGKLVCVWQPHTYSRTKTLFNDFLNCFDACDEVIITDIYAAREKFDPTIHSKDVVDALVKKGINAKYIGTFEKARDYIYDIAGDMDVVLTTGCGNPDVLAHMIVDDQVKIGA
- the rpiB gene encoding ribose 5-phosphate isomerase B, with the translated sequence MKYVIGNDHGGLDLVEIVKETLESLGHEVIHVGTTGKESVDYPDYANLACQKVLDNEADFAILICGTGIGMSISANKISGIRAAAVSETYSARMSRAHNNANCLCIGARVIGSETAKMIIEEFAKTDFEGGRHQKRVDKITNLESNN
- the deoD gene encoding purine-nucleoside phosphorylase, encoding MNIPTPHISAKSPDEIASTVLMPGDPLRAKYIAENFLENVTQFNNTRGMLGFTGYYGGKRVSVMGSGMGIPSSMIYYNELFGGYDVDTIIRIGTAGSMQENIKLHDIVIATSACSESSINDNLFANINFSPTPDFDLMLEAYNKSVDLNYTTHCGQVHSSDQFYSELPEGVFENLKKYGVLCVEMESYGLYMTARKYGKKALGIFTISDSLVENVADSAENREKSYTDMMKLALEIA